The following are encoded in a window of Carya illinoinensis cultivar Pawnee chromosome 15, C.illinoinensisPawnee_v1, whole genome shotgun sequence genomic DNA:
- the LOC122297114 gene encoding homologous-pairing protein 2 homolog: protein MAPKADSSAEGIVLNFVNEQNRPLNSQYVADYLQKFNLKKAAVQKALDTLADTGRISFKEYGKQKIYIARQDQFDIPNNEELNRMKEENASLQQQLQEQKKAIGEVEGEIRTLQSNLTLEQIWDREAKLRKEVKEIEDKLEKLRGGVTLVRPEDRKAVENMYSEKLSQWRRRKRMFKDLWDAITENSPKDLKEFKEELGIEYDEDVGVNLQSNSDLLQHGKKRLRGQ, encoded by the exons GAATCGTTCTCAACTTCGTGAATGAG CAAAACAGGCCATTAAATTCACAATATGTGGCCGATTATTTGCAAAAGTTCAACCTCAAGAAGGCGGCAGTTCAAAAGGCATTGGATACTCTGGCTGATACTGGACGGATCTCGTTCAAGGAGTACGGTAAGCAGAAGATTTACATCGCCCGGCAAGACCAATTTGACATCCCGAACAATGAAGAGCTTAACAGGATGAAGGAGGAAAATGCCAGCCTTCAGCAACAGCTCCAGGAGCAAAAGAAAGCAATCGGCGAGGTCGAGGGAG AGATTAGAACTTTGCAATCAAATTTGACACTTGAACAGATATGGGACAGAGAAGCCAAACTGAGAAAGGAG GTCAAGGAAATAGAGGACAAACTAGAAAAATTGCGTGGAGGAGTTACCCTGGTGAGGCCTGAAGACCGTAAGGCAGTTGAGAACATGTACTCAGAGAAACTCAGTCAGTGGAGAAGGCGTAAAAGGATGTTCAAGGATCTATGGGATGCTATTACCGAGAACTCACCCAAGGATCTCAAGGAGTTCAAG GAGGAGCTTGGAATTGAATATGATGAAGATGTTGGTGTGAATTTGCAGTCAAATAGCGACCTGCTGCAACATGGTAAGAAGCGTCTTAGAGGCCAGTGA